One window from the genome of Catenulispora sp. MAP5-51 encodes:
- a CDS encoding gluconokinase, which produces MNAASPSGAGASGTGAEPPILLITGVSGSGKTTIGSLLAGRLGWEYAEADAFHPQANIAKMSAGHPLTDEDRRPWLDNIGHWIDETTAKGRPGVVTSSALKRVYRDRLLQGRPQVRLIYLDADRETVARRLTARNGHFFPPELLDSQFGDLEPPADDENPVRIKVDDHDAPLTVAENLIRTEHLEAVEAAHDQAAADSHAATDSHAAADNGEAGA; this is translated from the coding sequence GTGAATGCCGCATCACCGTCCGGAGCCGGCGCGTCCGGCACCGGCGCCGAGCCCCCGATCCTGCTGATCACCGGCGTCTCCGGCAGCGGGAAGACCACCATCGGCTCGCTGCTCGCCGGCCGGCTGGGCTGGGAGTACGCCGAGGCGGACGCGTTCCATCCGCAGGCCAACATCGCCAAGATGTCCGCCGGCCATCCGCTGACCGACGAGGACCGCCGGCCCTGGCTGGACAACATCGGGCACTGGATCGACGAGACCACCGCCAAGGGCCGCCCCGGCGTCGTCACGTCCTCGGCGCTCAAGCGCGTCTACCGCGACCGCCTTCTTCAGGGACGCCCGCAGGTCCGCCTCATCTACCTGGACGCCGACCGCGAGACCGTGGCCCGCCGGCTCACCGCGCGCAACGGCCACTTCTTCCCGCCGGAGCTCCTCGACTCGCAGTTCGGGGACCTGGAGCCGCCGGCCGACGACGAGAACCCGGTGCGCATCAAGGTCGACGACCACGACGCGCCGCTGACCGTGGCGGAGAACCTGATCCGCACCGAGCACCTGGAAGCCGTGGAAGCCGCGCACGACCAGGCGGCCGCGGACAGCCATGCAGCCACGGACAGCCATGCAGCCGCCGACAACGGGGAGGCCGGCGCGTGA
- a CDS encoding FadR/GntR family transcriptional regulator, translated as MPELGKGLAGKVADDLGHAIAGGHRAPGEVLRTDDLAEAFAVSRTVIREAVQALQAKRLLRSSPRVGLTVRPVREWHLYDPDVIRWRLAGTQRTTVLDELTELRGAVEPAAAAAAARQADRQKRTSLLESSARMRAAAAVGDRTSFLEADVDFHRLVLAMCGNPLFAQLAPVTEELLRGRAALKLLPTAPDPADADRHDAVAVAVASGDPARAEVAMRAVVAESLADIHMRLEAREGD; from the coding sequence ATGCCGGAGTTGGGCAAAGGACTGGCCGGCAAGGTCGCCGACGACCTCGGCCACGCCATCGCCGGCGGCCACCGCGCCCCCGGCGAGGTGCTGCGCACCGACGACCTCGCGGAGGCCTTCGCCGTCAGCCGCACCGTGATCCGCGAGGCGGTGCAAGCACTTCAGGCCAAGCGCCTGCTGCGAAGTTCACCGCGCGTAGGCCTGACAGTACGGCCGGTAAGGGAATGGCACCTCTACGACCCGGACGTGATCCGCTGGCGCCTCGCGGGCACGCAGCGCACGACAGTCCTCGACGAACTGACGGAACTGCGCGGCGCGGTCGAGCCGGCCGCGGCTGCCGCGGCGGCCCGTCAGGCGGACCGGCAGAAGCGCACAAGCCTGCTGGAGAGCTCGGCCCGGATGCGCGCCGCCGCCGCGGTGGGGGACCGGACGTCGTTCCTGGAGGCGGACGTCGACTTCCACCGGCTGGTGCTGGCGATGTGCGGGAATCCCTTGTTCGCACAGCTGGCACCGGTGACGGAAGAACTACTGCGAGGGCGTGCCGCGCTGAAGCTGCTGCCCACAGCCCCCGACCCCGCCGACGCCGACCGCCACGACGCGGTGGCCGTCGCGGTCGCGTCGGGCGATCCGGCGCGCGCGGAGGTGGCGATGCGGGCGGTGGTCGCGGAGTCGCTGGCGGACATTCACATGCGGCTGGAGGCGCGCGAGGGGGATTGA
- a CDS encoding SCO7613 C-terminal domain-containing membrane protein, translating into MAERPQRCSACGLVLVGETAARLWAVDQRIAELTTERVALLRTLRAAGSIGIAAAVPDGGGGPAPALPSYPVPPHLLAGRPRVEWSRRRVQNLLLSLGVLLLAVAALIFIAVNWGTLGAGGRAGVMAGVTVSAAGAATVAARRELPATAESVAALTVALLIVDGVGLRLMGVGGGIALTTYAGAVSAVIAVVTAVWSVRVRIRALRVVALIAAELVLPLVTGTGVRPAEVAAVYGLQAVVLLVFRFRLAPDLLRITAYIWWGISLFAAVVATYGHAGLRSDWGPVELAAFTAIAVWAALHDATELHLALATATGIAALCGFVPHLDASWRAPAVEVAALLAALAVLLIPTRVAQASTAVVAAAGLGALLTAKKPIAEALAAPAGVTRDEIWHGAWPRIRSLRATDAIHTGQPWPGTAQLAVLALAALATAVVLGPKMPVTPVTPETLKTPKRAAARRAVVPTIAVLVVVNLILVPLEASWTLPAAVGWELVLGAVLLIAAMRKDSANARVPAIVGACFLVHAALWSLRSPVLTVVAVAVTLLATTAAALAARKRVRDRLVLVTAAAALLAVEAALIAGYQGASFAQIGVVLGMVAAAVMMTAYILGGRLDTVLATALQVVVLVVAATAIGFSAYEPVALAITTAVLIAATAPAIVLGREPLAPVWPALVQVLLCLETDTVHRWIAPDADLGSRALILALVAAAVSVAATAFRRLPEKAAAVALITGPSIYTLATIGTIAGRRFDPIWLGLLAGGVAAALIAALGAVRSARAAEDTTARDPRLAIHLPAAISSLLLVAGSWVRLAESHIHSVEPYTLPAAVILLGAGHLRRRHDPEAASWPCYGPGLVLGLTPTLLQALADPGLLRPALVGVAGLGVLAAGVRGRLQAPLAVGSAVLAIDAVAQLSPALAAAYDAVPRWTLIALAGALLLALGVGYERRIRDLRTLGRKFSGLR; encoded by the coding sequence ATGGCGGAGCGGCCGCAGCGCTGTTCGGCGTGCGGCTTGGTGTTGGTCGGTGAGACGGCCGCGCGGCTGTGGGCGGTGGATCAGCGTATTGCGGAGCTCACCACCGAGCGGGTCGCGTTGCTTCGTACGCTGCGCGCCGCCGGGAGCATCGGGATCGCCGCCGCCGTGCCAGATGGCGGCGGAGGGCCGGCGCCGGCTCTTCCGTCCTACCCCGTTCCTCCGCACCTTCTGGCCGGCCGTCCCCGCGTGGAGTGGAGCCGTCGGCGTGTCCAGAACCTGTTGCTGAGCCTCGGCGTCCTGCTGCTCGCGGTCGCCGCGCTCATCTTCATCGCCGTGAACTGGGGCACGCTCGGCGCCGGGGGACGCGCTGGCGTCATGGCGGGCGTCACCGTCTCGGCGGCCGGCGCGGCGACGGTGGCCGCACGGCGTGAGCTGCCCGCGACCGCCGAGTCCGTTGCGGCGCTGACCGTCGCGCTGCTGATCGTCGACGGCGTGGGGCTGCGGCTCATGGGGGTCGGCGGCGGGATCGCCCTGACGACTTATGCGGGTGCTGTGTCGGCGGTGATCGCTGTGGTGACGGCCGTGTGGTCGGTGCGAGTCAGGATCCGTGCACTCCGCGTCGTCGCGCTCATCGCCGCCGAACTCGTGCTGCCGCTGGTGACCGGTACGGGCGTCCGTCCCGCCGAAGTCGCGGCCGTCTACGGGCTGCAAGCGGTCGTGCTTCTCGTTTTCCGCTTCCGTCTCGCGCCGGACCTGCTTCGCATCACGGCGTACATCTGGTGGGGAATCTCCCTTTTCGCCGCCGTCGTCGCCACCTACGGCCACGCCGGTCTGCGTTCGGACTGGGGTCCGGTCGAGCTGGCGGCGTTCACCGCGATCGCCGTGTGGGCCGCACTCCACGATGCCACCGAGCTCCACTTGGCGCTGGCCACAGCCACCGGCATCGCCGCGCTGTGCGGATTCGTCCCGCATCTGGACGCGAGCTGGCGTGCCCCGGCCGTCGAAGTGGCGGCCCTGCTGGCCGCGCTGGCTGTCCTGCTGATCCCGACCCGCGTCGCGCAGGCTTCGACGGCGGTCGTCGCGGCTGCGGGCCTCGGCGCCCTGCTGACCGCCAAGAAGCCCATCGCCGAAGCGCTCGCGGCGCCGGCCGGGGTCACCCGCGATGAGATCTGGCACGGCGCCTGGCCCCGCATCCGCAGCCTGCGCGCCACCGACGCGATCCACACCGGCCAGCCCTGGCCCGGCACCGCGCAGCTGGCCGTGCTGGCGCTCGCGGCGCTGGCCACCGCCGTCGTGCTCGGGCCGAAGATGCCGGTGACGCCGGTGACGCCGGAGACGCTAAAGACGCCGAAGCGGGCCGCCGCGCGGCGGGCGGTCGTGCCGACGATCGCGGTCCTGGTCGTCGTCAACCTCATCCTGGTTCCGCTCGAAGCCTCCTGGACTCTCCCGGCCGCCGTCGGCTGGGAGCTGGTCCTCGGCGCGGTCTTGCTGATCGCCGCGATGAGGAAGGACTCTGCGAACGCCCGAGTGCCCGCGATCGTCGGAGCGTGCTTCCTTGTCCACGCGGCCCTGTGGTCGCTGCGCTCGCCGGTCCTCACCGTCGTCGCCGTCGCGGTGACCCTTCTCGCCACGACGGCCGCCGCGCTGGCGGCTCGTAAGCGAGTCCGCGATCGCCTCGTCCTGGTGACCGCGGCAGCCGCACTCCTGGCCGTCGAGGCCGCTCTGATCGCCGGGTATCAGGGTGCGTCGTTCGCGCAGATCGGTGTGGTCCTCGGCATGGTGGCGGCCGCGGTGATGATGACCGCTTACATACTCGGCGGGCGTCTCGACACGGTCCTCGCCACGGCGCTCCAGGTCGTCGTCCTCGTCGTGGCCGCCACGGCGATCGGCTTCTCCGCATACGAGCCGGTCGCGCTCGCCATCACGACGGCCGTCCTCATCGCTGCGACGGCCCCGGCGATCGTCCTGGGCAGGGAGCCGCTTGCGCCCGTGTGGCCCGCGCTCGTCCAGGTGCTCCTCTGCCTGGAGACCGATACCGTCCACCGCTGGATCGCCCCTGACGCCGACCTCGGCTCGCGGGCGCTGATCCTGGCGCTGGTCGCGGCTGCGGTTTCCGTTGCGGCCACGGCCTTCCGGCGTTTGCCGGAGAAGGCGGCCGCGGTGGCGCTAATAACAGGCCCTTCGATCTACACGCTGGCCACCATCGGCACCATCGCCGGTCGCCGCTTCGATCCGATCTGGCTCGGTCTCCTGGCGGGCGGTGTCGCGGCCGCGCTGATCGCGGCGCTCGGAGCGGTCCGATCAGCCCGAGCAGCCGAGGACACGACCGCCCGCGACCCCCGCCTCGCGATCCACCTTCCGGCGGCCATCAGCTCTCTGCTTCTGGTGGCCGGCAGCTGGGTCCGGCTGGCGGAGTCGCACATCCACTCCGTCGAGCCGTACACCCTCCCGGCCGCCGTGATCCTCCTCGGTGCCGGCCACCTGCGCCGCCGCCACGACCCGGAAGCCGCGTCGTGGCCCTGCTACGGCCCCGGCCTCGTCCTCGGCCTCACGCCGACCCTTCTCCAGGCGCTCGCCGATCCCGGCCTGCTGCGGCCCGCGCTGGTCGGCGTCGCGGGGCTGGGCGTGCTGGCCGCCGGGGTCAGGGGACGGCTTCAGGCTCCGTTGGCCGTCGGCTCGGCCGTCCTCGCGATCGACGCTGTGGCGCAGCTGTCCCCGGCGCTCGCGGCCGCGTACGACGCCGTCCCGCGCTGGACGCTGATCGCGCTGGCCGGGGCCCTGCTCCTGGCCCTCGGCGTCGGCTATGAGCGGCGCATCCGCGACCTGCGCACGCTCGGCCGGAAGTTCAGCGGGCTACGGTAG
- a CDS encoding amidohydrolase family protein: MAAESADVRRFWQGLGLPGLIDVHTHFMPHRLLERIQAYFDAAGPLIGREWPIRYRQDERRRLEILRGFGVLAFTSLAYPHKPGMAESLNAWTADFAARTPDCLHSATFFPEPEAAGYVPAAIEAGARVFKAHVQVGGYDPADPLLVPVWGALAEAGIPVIVHCGSGPVATRYTGPEPMARVLARHPALRLVVAHFGLPEYVGFLDLAERYDGVLFDTTMAFTDFFGHVELPDRERKRIAEFEQRILFGSDFPNIPYSYTGALEALSRLDFGEGWLRAVCHGNAARMFGV; encoded by the coding sequence CTGGCGGCGGAGTCCGCTGACGTCCGGCGCTTCTGGCAGGGCCTGGGCCTGCCCGGCCTGATCGACGTCCACACCCACTTCATGCCGCACCGCCTCCTGGAGCGGATCCAGGCCTACTTCGACGCCGCCGGTCCGCTGATCGGCCGCGAATGGCCGATCCGCTACCGGCAGGACGAGCGGCGCCGGCTGGAGATCCTGCGCGGATTCGGGGTGCTGGCCTTCACGTCCCTGGCCTACCCGCACAAGCCGGGCATGGCCGAGAGCCTGAACGCCTGGACCGCGGACTTCGCGGCGCGCACCCCGGACTGTCTGCACAGCGCGACCTTCTTCCCCGAGCCCGAGGCGGCCGGCTACGTCCCGGCGGCGATCGAGGCCGGGGCCCGGGTGTTCAAGGCGCACGTCCAGGTCGGCGGCTACGACCCCGCCGACCCGCTGCTGGTCCCGGTGTGGGGAGCGCTGGCCGAGGCAGGGATCCCGGTGATCGTCCACTGCGGCTCGGGGCCGGTCGCGACCCGGTACACCGGCCCGGAGCCGATGGCGCGGGTGCTGGCCCGCCATCCGGCGCTGCGGCTGGTCGTCGCGCACTTCGGGCTGCCCGAGTATGTCGGCTTCCTCGACCTGGCGGAGCGGTACGACGGCGTCCTGTTCGACACCACGATGGCCTTCACCGACTTCTTCGGGCACGTCGAGCTGCCGGACCGGGAGCGCAAGCGCATCGCGGAGTTCGAACAGCGGATCCTGTTCGGCAGCGACTTCCCGAACATCCCCTACAGCTACACAGGCGCGCTGGAAGCCTTGTCCCGCCTCGATTTCGGCGAGGGCTGGCTCCGCGCCGTGTGCCACGGGAACGCGGCGCGGATGTTCGGGGTGTGA
- a CDS encoding DinB family protein gives MTITPDTKNWTWVLQRPCPECGFAAGTIAREEVPALLRANAEAWRGYFAETGAEAVRTRPEPAKWSPLEYACHVRDCNKIYLLRVELMLNEDDPEYPNWDQDTTAVEDEYHAQDPDKVFAELADTAETVAARFEAVSADQWERTGHRGDGSDFTIESLARYFVHDPIHHFWDVTGRRHEG, from the coding sequence ATGACCATCACACCGGACACCAAGAACTGGACGTGGGTGCTCCAGCGCCCCTGCCCGGAGTGCGGCTTCGCGGCCGGCACCATCGCCCGCGAGGAAGTCCCGGCCCTGCTGCGCGCCAACGCCGAGGCCTGGCGCGGCTACTTCGCCGAGACCGGCGCCGAGGCCGTGCGCACACGTCCGGAGCCGGCCAAGTGGTCGCCGCTGGAGTACGCCTGCCACGTCCGCGACTGCAACAAGATCTACCTGCTCCGCGTCGAGCTCATGCTGAACGAGGACGACCCCGAGTACCCGAACTGGGACCAGGACACGACGGCGGTGGAGGACGAGTACCACGCGCAGGACCCCGACAAGGTCTTCGCCGAGCTCGCCGACACCGCCGAGACGGTCGCCGCCCGCTTCGAGGCGGTGTCCGCCGACCAGTGGGAGCGCACCGGCCACCGCGGCGACGGCTCCGACTTCACGATCGAGTCGTTGGCCCGCTACTTCGTCCACGACCCGATCCACCACTTCTGGGACGTGACCGGCCGCCGCCACGAGGGCTGA
- a CDS encoding 2-hydroxyacid dehydrogenase has translation MPQTNSRQVWVPFGQSAKEVPDGLAADVFTGTGVDEPGGVPDSIDEVEFFVLPYMFVNAHPEFMARMPKLKVAQTLTAGYENVLPYVPDGVTLCNARGLHDASTAELALTLTLSALRGIPRYVRQAERGDWAPTYKTDPNAVDEALADKTVLILGYGSIGSAIERRLAGFEVEVLRVARTAREGVHAFSEIDTLLPQADVVIAMVPATDETRGMIDARFLARMKDGALLVNVARGVVVRTEALIAECASGRLRAALDVTDPEPLPADHPLWQTPNVLITPHVGGASTAFLPRALRLIDTQLRRFAAGEELENVVRAG, from the coding sequence ATGCCGCAGACAAACTCGCGCCAGGTGTGGGTCCCCTTCGGACAGTCGGCGAAGGAGGTCCCCGACGGGTTGGCGGCCGACGTGTTCACCGGCACGGGCGTCGACGAGCCCGGCGGTGTCCCGGACTCGATCGACGAGGTCGAGTTCTTCGTGCTGCCGTACATGTTCGTCAACGCGCACCCCGAGTTCATGGCGCGGATGCCGAAGCTGAAGGTGGCGCAGACGCTGACGGCCGGGTACGAGAACGTGCTGCCGTACGTCCCCGACGGCGTGACGCTGTGCAACGCCCGCGGCCTGCACGACGCCTCGACGGCGGAGCTGGCGCTGACGCTGACCCTGTCGGCGCTGCGTGGCATCCCGCGTTATGTGCGCCAGGCCGAGCGGGGCGACTGGGCGCCGACCTACAAGACCGACCCGAACGCGGTCGACGAGGCCTTGGCCGACAAGACGGTCCTGATCCTCGGCTACGGCTCGATCGGCTCCGCCATCGAACGCCGCCTGGCCGGCTTCGAGGTCGAGGTCCTGCGCGTGGCCCGCACCGCCCGCGAGGGCGTGCACGCGTTCTCGGAGATCGACACGCTGCTCCCGCAGGCCGACGTGGTGATCGCGATGGTCCCGGCCACCGACGAGACCCGCGGCATGATCGACGCGCGCTTCCTGGCGCGGATGAAGGACGGCGCGCTGCTGGTCAATGTGGCGCGCGGCGTCGTGGTGCGCACCGAGGCGCTGATCGCGGAGTGCGCCTCGGGACGGCTGCGCGCGGCGCTGGACGTGACCGACCCCGAGCCGCTGCCGGCGGACCACCCGCTGTGGCAGACGCCGAACGTGCTGATCACGCCGCACGTCGGCGGGGCTTCGACCGCGTTCCTGCCCCGGGCGCTGCGGCTGATCGACACGCAGCTGCGGCGGTTCGCGGCCGGGGAGGAGCTGGAGAACGTGGTGCGGGCCGGGTGA
- a CDS encoding SGNH/GDSL hydrolase family protein: MTLRTAATAVAAACVAVLTVHGAAAQQNKPLKWAALGDSYMADVAVPPWQSPADSDGCGRSGRNWEQQLATRLNTQSPNWVNLTDVTCGSATVDAGILGKQTALVGPPYNGAPEGGYPARPPQIDVVTADTDIVTVGIGGNDLGFGPILTKCMELGSENHRCQPYFETGEGRPQLDAGWRTLRTGLAATMAAIKQHAPNAKVFVLGYPAVAGAPIQSQCTREILGIPNFYKLGPMMKDDAPWFDEIEQALNFEVENAAETAGATYVDTYTSSIAHGACLPSNSANQPPNPDKWMYGIFDKLVLPPGVSKPAKPEYHCAGRDEVENSLPVGVPFIAGEACTFVHPNYYGAQNQAEQAYRAFESAGLTPTGLTASS, encoded by the coding sequence ATGACACTCCGCACAGCCGCCACCGCCGTGGCAGCCGCGTGCGTGGCCGTCCTGACGGTGCACGGCGCCGCGGCACAGCAGAACAAGCCGCTGAAGTGGGCCGCCCTGGGCGACTCCTACATGGCGGACGTCGCGGTCCCGCCGTGGCAGAGCCCGGCTGACTCGGACGGCTGCGGCCGATCCGGGCGCAACTGGGAACAGCAACTGGCGACCCGCTTGAACACGCAGAGCCCGAACTGGGTGAACCTGACCGATGTCACCTGCGGCTCCGCGACGGTCGACGCCGGGATTCTGGGCAAGCAGACCGCGCTGGTCGGCCCGCCTTACAACGGCGCCCCGGAGGGAGGGTATCCGGCACGCCCGCCGCAGATTGACGTGGTGACCGCCGACACGGACATCGTCACGGTCGGCATCGGAGGCAACGACCTGGGATTCGGCCCGATTCTGACCAAGTGCATGGAGCTGGGAAGCGAGAACCATCGGTGCCAGCCCTACTTCGAAACGGGTGAAGGCAGGCCCCAACTCGACGCGGGGTGGCGGACCCTGCGGACAGGCTTGGCCGCCACCATGGCGGCCATCAAACAGCACGCCCCGAACGCCAAGGTATTCGTCCTGGGCTACCCCGCGGTCGCCGGAGCACCGATTCAGAGCCAGTGCACACGGGAAATCCTCGGCATCCCCAACTTCTACAAGCTCGGCCCCATGATGAAGGACGACGCCCCTTGGTTCGATGAGATCGAGCAGGCTCTCAACTTCGAGGTCGAGAACGCCGCGGAGACGGCCGGGGCCACCTATGTGGACACCTACACCTCCAGCATCGCTCACGGCGCCTGCCTTCCCTCAAACAGCGCCAACCAGCCGCCGAACCCGGACAAGTGGATGTACGGGATCTTCGACAAGCTGGTCCTGCCTCCCGGCGTCAGCAAGCCGGCGAAGCCGGAGTACCACTGTGCGGGGCGCGACGAGGTCGAGAACTCGCTTCCTGTCGGGGTGCCGTTCATCGCCGGTGAGGCGTGCACGTTCGTCCACCCGAACTATTACGGCGCGCAGAACCAGGCTGAGCAGGCGTATAGGGCCTTTGAAAGCGCAGGGCTGACGCCGACTGGACTCACCGCCAGCAGCTGA
- a CDS encoding MMPL family transporter, which yields MLERIGRLAVGRPKAVLIAASLLLVAMVAVGVGAFGVLKSGGFDDTGSQSWKSQQAIDSQFGGQANLILVVGARAGGIDQGTAAQAGQTLTQELSADHGVSNVVSYFADHSPALRSTDGHSAMVLVRVLGDDTTIGKTTDRLLSGYVKDNTAVTIQAGGEAAVNHNVTSQVTKDLAAAESIAIPLTLVLLILAFGSLVAALLPLAIGLVAILGTFAELAILGRITDVSVFAINLTTALGLGLGIDYALLMVARYREFLAQGTSVPDAVLGTMRTAGRTIAFSALTVAAALAALLVFPFYFLRSFAYAGIGVVAIAALSALIIMPALLAALGTRVNAGRVPWRRNAQQGSAAPAWGRLASAVMKRPALMALPVVAVLAFLAAPLFGASFGTPDETVLPTSAPARVAADTLHNDFQGNQATAVQVVTTGPADTSSVATYAAKLSTLPGAVRVDSSAGSFEHGTALGIGPSDTGMATASAQRLTVFTAAGGHSAAAEQLVRDARAVPGPAGTSTLIGGDTARLIDSEHGITARLPYAIAWVVLTTFIVLFLFTGSVTQPLRALLLNTLGLSASIGTMVWIFQQGHLSGLLGFTPRPMDTAMTVLLFCIAFGLSMDYEVFLTSRIKELHAQGADLRHSVSEGLARTGRIVSTAAGLLAVSFFAFGTASVSFLQFFGLGCGVAILIDALLIRGILVPAAMRVLGRSAWWAPGPLRRFHNRFGVSEGAGDGAEERSPELVGSSHAEA from the coding sequence ATGCTCGAAAGAATCGGAAGACTCGCGGTGGGGCGGCCCAAGGCCGTCCTGATCGCCGCCTCATTGCTGCTGGTGGCCATGGTCGCGGTCGGCGTCGGCGCGTTCGGCGTGCTGAAGTCCGGCGGCTTCGACGACACCGGCTCCCAGTCCTGGAAGTCGCAGCAGGCCATCGACAGCCAGTTCGGCGGCCAGGCCAACCTGATCCTGGTGGTCGGCGCCCGCGCCGGCGGCATCGACCAGGGCACCGCCGCCCAGGCCGGCCAGACCCTGACGCAGGAGCTGTCGGCCGACCACGGTGTCAGCAACGTCGTGTCGTACTTCGCCGACCACAGCCCGGCCCTGCGCTCCACCGACGGCCACTCCGCGATGGTCCTGGTCCGCGTCCTCGGCGACGACACCACGATCGGCAAGACCACCGACCGCCTGCTGTCCGGCTACGTCAAGGACAACACCGCCGTGACGATCCAGGCCGGCGGCGAGGCGGCGGTGAACCACAACGTCACCTCCCAGGTCACCAAGGACCTGGCCGCGGCCGAGTCCATTGCCATCCCGCTGACCCTGGTCCTGCTGATCCTGGCCTTCGGCAGCCTGGTCGCGGCCCTGCTGCCGCTGGCGATCGGCCTGGTCGCGATCCTGGGCACGTTCGCCGAACTGGCGATCCTGGGCCGCATCACCGACGTCTCGGTCTTCGCCATCAACCTGACCACCGCCCTGGGCCTGGGCCTGGGCATCGACTACGCGCTCCTGATGGTCGCCCGCTACCGGGAGTTCCTGGCGCAGGGCACGAGCGTCCCCGACGCGGTCCTGGGCACGATGCGCACGGCCGGCCGCACCATCGCCTTCTCGGCGCTGACGGTCGCCGCCGCCCTGGCCGCCCTCCTGGTCTTCCCGTTCTACTTCCTGCGCTCGTTCGCCTACGCCGGCATCGGCGTGGTCGCGATCGCCGCCCTCAGCGCCCTGATCATCATGCCGGCGCTGCTGGCGGCCCTGGGCACCCGCGTCAACGCCGGCCGCGTGCCCTGGCGCCGCAACGCCCAGCAGGGCTCGGCCGCGCCGGCCTGGGGCCGCCTGGCCTCGGCCGTGATGAAGCGGCCGGCCCTGATGGCGCTGCCGGTGGTGGCCGTCCTGGCGTTCCTCGCGGCGCCCCTGTTCGGCGCCTCCTTCGGCACCCCCGACGAGACGGTCCTGCCGACCAGCGCACCGGCCCGCGTCGCCGCCGACACCCTGCACAACGACTTCCAGGGCAACCAGGCGACGGCGGTCCAGGTCGTCACGACCGGGCCGGCCGACACCTCATCGGTCGCCACGTACGCCGCCAAGCTCTCGACGCTGCCGGGCGCCGTGCGCGTGGACAGCAGCGCCGGCTCGTTCGAGCACGGCACGGCCCTGGGCATCGGCCCCTCCGATACCGGCATGGCCACCGCCTCGGCCCAGCGCCTGACGGTCTTCACCGCGGCGGGCGGCCACTCCGCGGCGGCCGAGCAGCTGGTCCGCGACGCCCGCGCGGTCCCCGGCCCGGCCGGCACCTCGACGCTGATCGGCGGCGACACGGCCCGGCTCATCGACTCCGAGCACGGGATCACAGCCCGCCTGCCCTACGCGATCGCCTGGGTGGTGCTGACGACCTTCATCGTGCTGTTCCTGTTCACCGGCAGCGTCACCCAGCCGCTGCGGGCCCTGCTCCTGAACACCCTGGGCCTGTCGGCCTCGATCGGCACGATGGTCTGGATCTTCCAGCAGGGCCACCTGTCCGGCCTGCTCGGCTTCACCCCGCGCCCGATGGACACGGCGATGACGGTCCTGCTGTTCTGCATCGCCTTCGGCCTGTCGATGGACTACGAGGTCTTCCTCACCAGCCGCATCAAGGAACTCCACGCCCAGGGCGCGGACCTGCGCCACTCGGTGAGCGAGGGCCTGGCCCGCACCGGCCGCATCGTCTCCACGGCGGCCGGCCTGCTGGCGGTGAGCTTCTTCGCCTTCGGCACCGCCTCGGTGAGCTTCCTGCAGTTCTTCGGTCTGGGCTGCGGCGTGGCGATCCTGATCGACGCGCTGCTGATCCGCGGCATCCTGGTGCCGGCCGCGATGCGGGTGCTGGGGCGCAGCGCCTGGTGGGCGCCGGGACCTTTGCGGCGGTTCCACAACCGGTTCGGCGTCAGCGAGGGCGCTGGGGACGGCGCCGAGGAGCGATCCCCGGAGTTGGTCGGGTCATCACACGCGGAGGCTTAA